The following coding sequences are from one Formosa haliotis window:
- a CDS encoding 1-aminocyclopropane-1-carboxylate deaminase/D-cysteine desulfhydrase, which translates to MLFSSLPKQIQNVPIPIALKDGIQLSIKREDEIHPFVSGNKYRKLHYNIFEAQRLTQDTLLTFGGAFSNHIAAVAYAGKVSGFKTIGVIRGEELAKKTVLNPTLEFAKSCGMQFHYVSREAYRDKETDGFIAELKKLFGDFYLVPEGGTNTLAVKGCEAILTEADTVFDYICCAVGTGGTISGIINSSKSHQQILGFPALKGDFLQHNISKFVNKTNWALITDYHFGGYAKINPDLIRFINQFKANYKVPLDPVYTGKVVYGVMDLIDKGYFPKASKILVIHTGGLQGITGMNIQLKKKKLPQII; encoded by the coding sequence ATGCTATTTTCGTCGCTTCCTAAACAGATTCAAAATGTGCCTATTCCTATAGCGTTGAAAGACGGCATACAGTTAAGTATAAAACGTGAAGACGAAATCCACCCCTTTGTAAGTGGGAATAAATACCGAAAATTACATTACAACATCTTTGAAGCACAACGTTTAACCCAAGACACCTTATTAACTTTTGGTGGTGCTTTTTCTAACCATATTGCGGCCGTAGCCTATGCTGGAAAGGTTTCAGGATTTAAAACGATTGGGGTAATTCGCGGTGAAGAATTGGCAAAAAAAACAGTTTTAAACCCAACTCTTGAATTTGCGAAATCTTGTGGTATGCAATTTCATTATGTGTCTCGAGAAGCCTATCGCGATAAAGAAACAGATGGTTTTATAGCAGAATTAAAAAAACTTTTTGGTGATTTCTATTTAGTACCCGAAGGAGGCACCAATACGCTTGCGGTAAAAGGTTGCGAGGCCATTTTAACCGAGGCCGATACTGTGTTCGACTATATATGTTGCGCCGTGGGAACTGGCGGTACTATTTCTGGAATAATAAACAGTAGTAAATCGCATCAGCAAATTTTAGGATTTCCAGCCTTAAAAGGTGATTTTTTACAACACAATATTAGTAAATTTGTAAACAAAACCAATTGGGCGTTAATAACAGATTATCATTTTGGTGGTTACGCTAAAATTAATCCCGATTTAATACGTTTTATCAATCAGTTTAAAGCCAATTATAAAGTGCCATTAGATCCTGTTTATACCGGGAAGGTTGTATATGGCGTTATGGATTTGATTGATAAAGGCTATTTTCCGAAGGCATCAAAAATATTGGTGATTCATACTGGAGGATTGCAGGGTATAACAGGTATGAATATCCAATTAAAAAAGAAAAAATTGCCCCAAATTATTTAA
- a CDS encoding DUF5522 domain-containing protein: protein MKKIIPVEEGDYYLTPEGYRCFTEQYHLKRGYCCKSGCRHCPYGYDKKTDSFKK from the coding sequence ATGAAAAAAATTATCCCTGTAGAGGAAGGCGACTATTATTTAACACCAGAAGGTTATCGCTGTTTTACCGAGCAATATCATCTAAAGAGAGGATATTGTTGTAAGAGCGGATGTAGACATTGCCCGTATGGTTACGATAAAAAAACAGATAGCTTTAAAAAATAA
- a CDS encoding endonuclease/exonuclease/phosphatase family protein, whose translation MFKLIAKYKAYLIIWYAFLLAVHFIFKDRFSPFIFVFNAVPLIFTVLYGFFMSVILYRHKTLCLLLLFINGLLTVYWMNHYYVENKSTYQNLEAKKHAILYWNVARKKHLPLDIIFENMATYKPEIMVLVEAKNVLEEDIQAFKKQYPDFEIRQLEGEMLIAVKGELNTIDFQHIASSSKYNLVNTTIHGHSISILIIDLLASPVHSKKSDLTKVVNIANQNAVDFVIGDFNTPFESYYFKPFNTNFESFHYYNDGYTATWPTIFPVLEIDHFWLNKRWQPLKVNKQFHTVSDHALLIGEFILKHRKE comes from the coding sequence ATGTTTAAACTGATCGCAAAATACAAAGCATACCTTATTATTTGGTATGCTTTTTTATTAGCTGTTCATTTTATTTTTAAAGATCGTTTTTCGCCTTTCATTTTTGTTTTTAATGCTGTCCCACTAATTTTTACGGTTTTATACGGATTTTTTATGTCGGTAATTTTATACAGACATAAAACTTTATGCCTTTTGCTTTTGTTTATAAACGGTTTGCTTACCGTGTACTGGATGAACCATTACTATGTAGAAAACAAGAGCACTTATCAAAATCTTGAAGCCAAGAAACACGCTATCCTATATTGGAATGTGGCCAGAAAGAAACATTTGCCTTTAGATATTATTTTTGAAAATATGGCGACCTATAAGCCTGAAATTATGGTGTTGGTTGAAGCGAAAAATGTTTTAGAGGAAGATATCCAGGCGTTTAAAAAACAGTATCCAGACTTCGAGATTAGGCAGCTGGAAGGGGAGATGCTAATTGCTGTAAAGGGAGAACTTAATACTATCGATTTTCAGCATATTGCATCAAGTTCTAAATACAATTTAGTAAATACAACGATTCATGGCCACTCCATTTCGATACTCATCATCGATTTGTTAGCAAGTCCGGTACATTCAAAAAAATCTGATCTAACTAAAGTGGTTAATATTGCCAATCAAAATGCGGTCGATTTTGTTATTGGCGATTTTAATACTCCTTTCGAAAGCTATTATTTTAAACCTTTTAACACCAATTTTGAGAGTTTTCATTACTACAATGATGGGTATACGGCAACATGGCCCACCATATTCCCTGTGTTAGAAATAGACCACTTTTGGCTAAATAAAAGATGGCAGCCCCTAAAGGTAAATAAGCAGTTTCATACGGTATCCGACCATGCCTTACTTATTGGTGAGTTTATTTTAAAACATCGCAAAGAATAA
- a CDS encoding response regulator transcription factor — protein sequence MESKPIHIVIADDERLFRTGIRFLLERDKQVIVDFEASNGLELIDYLRKNTLPDIVVTDLSMPELNGVEATKLIHKEFPNLKIVALSSYNSKSCVLNMIHLGASCYMPKNSKPAELILAIKEVHEIGFCYTTEVMKYIHEDLNHNNGKAVKCDFDESYLTSREKEILDLICKQFTTSEIADQLCISPRTVEGHRNNLLLKTESKNVAGLVTYAVKNNLLNLLN from the coding sequence ATGGAATCTAAACCTATACATATAGTTATTGCCGATGATGAACGTTTGTTTAGAACCGGAATTCGCTTTCTGCTAGAACGCGACAAACAAGTTATAGTAGATTTTGAAGCATCAAACGGGCTTGAACTCATCGATTATTTAAGAAAAAACACACTTCCAGATATAGTTGTAACGGATTTAAGTATGCCGGAGTTAAACGGTGTAGAAGCCACAAAATTAATTCACAAGGAATTTCCCAATTTAAAAATCGTCGCCCTAAGTAGTTATAATTCTAAATCTTGTGTTTTAAACATGATTCATTTGGGTGCTTCTTGCTATATGCCAAAAAATAGCAAACCTGCAGAGTTAATCTTGGCCATTAAAGAAGTACATGAAATTGGGTTTTGTTACACTACCGAAGTCATGAAATATATTCATGAAGATTTAAATCACAATAATGGAAAAGCTGTTAAATGTGATTTTGACGAATCGTATTTAACGAGTAGAGAAAAAGAAATTTTAGATCTTATTTGCAAACAATTTACGACCTCGGAAATTGCCGACCAACTATGTATTAGTCCTAGAACGGTTGAAGGTCACCGTAATAATTTACTACTTAAAACCGAGTCTAAAAATGTTGCTGGATTAGTAACCTATGCCGTTAAAAACAATCTTTTAAATTTACTGAATTAA
- the hemL gene encoding glutamate-1-semialdehyde 2,1-aminomutase: MKYTRSSALFTNAEQVIPGGVNSPVRAFKAVGGTPIFMKKAKGAYLIDEDDNTYIDYINSWGPMILGHAYPPVVDAIIEKAKLGTSFGAPTELETEIAALAVSMVPNIDKIRFVNSGTEACMSAVRLARGFTGKEKIIKFAGCYHGHSDSFLIQAGSGAVTFGSPNSPGVTKGTAQDTLLATYNDIENVKSIIEANSGDIACIILEPVAGNMGCIPPKDNFLQELRALCDANNILLVFDEVMTGFRLARGGAQELFGIKADIVCFGKVIGGGLPVGAFAARNEIMDFLAPVGPVYQAGTLSGNPLAMAAGLAMLQALEGDAEIFNRLAEKTEYLHKGITKVLKDHKITHTINRVGSMISVHFSDTPVVDFKTAALGNNENFKTFFHGLLDLGVYIAPSAFETWFITDALSYQDLDTTINTVHKVASSLT, from the coding sequence ATGAAATATACAAGAAGTAGTGCATTATTTACTAACGCAGAACAAGTGATTCCAGGCGGAGTAAACTCGCCAGTACGTGCTTTTAAAGCCGTTGGAGGAACTCCTATTTTTATGAAGAAAGCTAAAGGCGCTTATTTAATAGATGAAGATGATAATACTTATATAGATTATATAAACTCTTGGGGGCCTATGATTTTGGGTCATGCCTACCCACCAGTTGTAGATGCTATTATTGAAAAAGCAAAGCTAGGCACCTCGTTTGGAGCGCCAACAGAACTAGAAACCGAGATTGCCGCTTTAGCTGTATCTATGGTTCCGAATATAGATAAAATTAGATTTGTAAATTCTGGCACAGAAGCATGTATGAGTGCTGTACGTTTAGCTAGAGGATTTACGGGAAAAGAGAAAATCATAAAATTTGCAGGCTGCTACCACGGGCATAGCGACTCGTTCTTGATTCAAGCAGGAAGTGGTGCTGTAACTTTTGGAAGTCCGAATAGCCCAGGAGTTACCAAAGGTACCGCTCAAGATACTTTATTGGCAACTTATAACGATATTGAGAATGTAAAATCGATTATCGAAGCGAATTCTGGCGATATTGCTTGTATTATTTTAGAGCCTGTTGCGGGTAATATGGGGTGTATTCCTCCAAAAGACAACTTTTTACAAGAGCTAAGAGCACTTTGCGACGCAAATAATATATTATTGGTTTTTGATGAAGTCATGACAGGGTTTAGATTAGCCCGTGGTGGCGCACAAGAATTATTCGGTATTAAAGCCGATATTGTATGTTTCGGAAAAGTAATTGGAGGTGGATTACCTGTAGGTGCTTTTGCAGCTCGAAATGAAATTATGGATTTCCTTGCACCTGTAGGCCCTGTATATCAAGCGGGAACTTTAAGTGGAAATCCGTTAGCCATGGCTGCAGGCTTAGCCATGTTACAAGCTTTAGAAGGCGATGCTGAAATTTTTAATCGTTTAGCCGAAAAAACCGAATATTTACACAAAGGCATTACTAAAGTTTTAAAAGATCATAAAATCACCCATACCATTAACCGTGTTGGCTCTATGATTTCTGTTCATTTTTCTGATACTCCTGTTGTCGATTTTAAAACGGCTGCCTTAGGAAATAATGAGAATTTTAAAACCTTCTTCCATGGGTTATTAGATTTAGGCGTTTATATCGCTCCTAGTGCTTTTGAAACTTGGTTTATTACAGATGCTTTAAGCTATCAAGATTTAGATACGACAATAAATACTGTTCATAAAGTGGCTAGTTCACTTACATAG
- a CDS encoding glucosaminidase domain-containing protein translates to MKQIVILLLVISVLFSCGSRKRKHKSSKSKPKTEHVQRKHTQPKTQNKTTEAPAKEAVDLVVPKLVSSTEEYIRLFSNIAIEEMKFYHIPASITLAQGILESGSGRGRLAVEANNHFGIKCHEWTGARIYHDDDEDQECFRKYKDAKYSYRDHSLFLTERQRYAALFDLDMDDYKGWAKGLRAAGYATDRKYPEKLIALIERYKLYTYDDIVSGKTPRPIEKRKNVHFVEKGDTLYSISRKYKISIKELQKLNRLNGTTISVGQELIIKS, encoded by the coding sequence ATGAAGCAAATTGTTATCCTTTTATTAGTAATAAGTGTATTGTTTAGTTGTGGTTCGAGAAAGCGTAAGCATAAATCGTCGAAGTCTAAACCTAAAACAGAACACGTACAACGCAAACATACTCAGCCAAAAACACAAAACAAAACTACCGAAGCTCCTGCCAAGGAAGCTGTAGATTTAGTGGTTCCTAAACTGGTAAGTAGCACCGAAGAATACATTAGGCTATTTAGTAATATTGCCATTGAGGAGATGAAATTTTACCATATCCCAGCAAGTATCACTTTAGCCCAAGGTATTTTAGAATCGGGGTCAGGACGTGGTCGATTGGCGGTAGAGGCCAATAATCACTTCGGAATAAAATGTCATGAATGGACAGGAGCTCGTATTTATCATGACGATGACGAAGACCAGGAGTGTTTCCGAAAATATAAAGATGCCAAATATTCGTACCGCGACCATTCCTTGTTTTTAACCGAAAGACAACGCTATGCTGCCTTATTCGATTTAGACATGGACGATTATAAAGGTTGGGCCAAAGGCTTACGTGCCGCCGGTTATGCCACAGACAGGAAATATCCAGAAAAACTAATCGCCCTTATCGAGCGTTATAAACTTTATACTTACGATGATATTGTTTCGGGCAAAACGCCAAGGCCTATCGAGAAACGGAAGAATGTTCATTTTGTAGAAAAAGGAGATACCCTATACTCTATTTCTAGAAAATATAAAATATCTATAAAAGAACTTCAAAAATTAAACAGATTAAATGGCACAACAATTTCTGTAGGTCAGGAATTGATCATAAAATCTTAA
- a CDS encoding urocanate hydratase has translation MTFKEQILEGIPKQLPSPQAYDTTINHAPKRKNILTSEEKKLALRNALRYFSPEHHAELISEFKEELETYGRIYMYRLRPTYKMYARPIDEYPAKSKQAAAIMLMIQNNLDYAVAQHPHELITYGGNGAVFSNWAQYRLTMKYLAEMNDEQTLAMYSGHPMGLFPSHKDAPRVVVTNGMMIPNYSKPDDWEKFNALGVTQYGQMTAGSFMYIGPQGIVHGTTITVLNGFRKIKKSPKGGVFVTSGLGGMSGAQPKAGNIAGCITVCAEVNEKAVHTRHSQGWVDEVISDVSALVKRVREAQVKEETVSIAYHGNVVDVWETFNAENIHIDLGSDQTSLHNPWAGGYYPAGVTFEDANTMMANNPERFKDKVQESLRRQANAINKHTEKGTYFFDYGNAFLLEASRAGADIMAENGIDFKYPSYVQDIMGPMCFDYGFGPFRWVCASGKPEDLEKTDAIACNVLEGIKLHSPKEIQQQMADNIQWIKGAQENKLVVGSQARILYADAEGRMKIAEAFNDAIQNGEIGEVVLGRDHHDVSGTDSPYRETSNIYDGSRFTADMAIQNVIGDSFRGATWVSIHNGGGVGWGEVINGGFGMVLDGSKEASRRLKSMLFWDVNNGIARRSWARNEEAVFAIKRAMEAEPNLRVTLPNTVDDKLINMN, from the coding sequence ATGACATTTAAAGAGCAAATATTAGAAGGAATTCCTAAGCAGTTACCATCACCACAAGCTTACGATACTACAATAAATCATGCCCCTAAGCGTAAAAATATATTAACTTCAGAAGAAAAAAAACTAGCCTTACGGAATGCTTTACGTTATTTTTCTCCAGAACATCACGCCGAATTAATTTCTGAATTTAAAGAAGAATTAGAAACCTACGGTCGTATTTATATGTATCGTCTACGTCCGACGTACAAAATGTATGCGCGACCTATAGACGAATATCCAGCAAAAAGTAAACAAGCTGCAGCCATCATGCTCATGATTCAGAATAATTTAGATTATGCAGTGGCGCAACATCCGCATGAATTAATTACTTATGGGGGTAATGGTGCAGTGTTTTCTAATTGGGCGCAATATCGCCTAACCATGAAATATCTGGCCGAAATGAACGATGAACAAACTTTGGCCATGTACTCTGGGCATCCTATGGGTTTGTTTCCATCTCATAAAGACGCACCTCGTGTGGTAGTTACCAATGGAATGATGATTCCGAATTACTCTAAACCTGACGATTGGGAGAAATTTAATGCCTTAGGTGTTACTCAATACGGACAAATGACGGCTGGTAGCTTTATGTATATTGGTCCGCAAGGGATTGTTCATGGAACAACGATTACAGTTTTAAACGGATTCAGAAAAATTAAAAAATCGCCTAAAGGAGGTGTTTTTGTGACTTCCGGTTTAGGAGGTATGTCTGGTGCACAGCCAAAAGCAGGGAATATTGCTGGCTGTATCACGGTTTGTGCCGAAGTAAATGAAAAAGCAGTTCACACACGCCATTCTCAAGGTTGGGTAGACGAGGTTATTTCGGACGTGTCCGCCTTAGTAAAACGTGTACGAGAAGCTCAAGTTAAAGAAGAAACGGTTTCTATTGCTTACCACGGAAATGTGGTTGATGTATGGGAAACTTTCAATGCAGAAAATATACATATCGATTTAGGAAGCGATCAAACGTCGCTTCATAATCCATGGGCAGGAGGGTATTATCCGGCAGGCGTAACCTTTGAAGATGCCAACACTATGATGGCGAATAACCCAGAACGTTTTAAAGACAAGGTTCAAGAAAGTTTACGTCGTCAGGCAAATGCTATTAATAAACATACAGAGAAAGGTACTTATTTCTTTGATTACGGAAATGCTTTTTTATTAGAAGCGTCTCGTGCAGGAGCAGATATCATGGCAGAAAATGGTATTGATTTTAAATATCCAAGTTATGTGCAGGATATTATGGGACCGATGTGTTTCGATTATGGTTTTGGGCCTTTCCGTTGGGTATGTGCTTCCGGCAAGCCTGAAGATTTAGAGAAGACAGATGCTATTGCTTGCAATGTTTTAGAAGGTATTAAATTGCATTCTCCTAAAGAAATTCAGCAACAAATGGCTGATAATATTCAGTGGATTAAAGGTGCTCAAGAGAATAAACTTGTCGTAGGTTCGCAAGCCCGAATTTTATATGCGGATGCCGAAGGACGTATGAAAATTGCTGAAGCTTTTAATGATGCCATTCAAAACGGAGAGATTGGTGAAGTGGTTTTAGGACGCGATCATCATGATGTTTCAGGAACCGATTCCCCTTACAGAGAAACTTCAAATATTTATGACGGATCCCGCTTTACAGCAGATATGGCCATACAAAATGTAATTGGCGATAGCTTTAGAGGTGCAACCTGGGTAAGCATTCACAACGGTGGAGGAGTAGGTTGGGGTGAAGTTATTAACGGAGGATTCGGCATGGTTCTTGATGGTAGTAAAGAGGCGTCTAGACGCCTGAAATCCATGTTGTTCTGGGATGTAAACAACGGAATCGCTAGACGAAGTTGGGCTAGAAATGAGGAGGCTGTTTTTGCCATTAAACGGGCTATGGAAGCCGAGCCAAATTTAAGAGTTACATTGCCAAATACCGTGGATGATAAGTTAATTAATATGAACTAA
- a CDS encoding GEVED domain-containing protein, with translation MGNSGQIAENGENAPNDINGISIGAGGLANTAGDGFPGGQGAGGGGGTATSSGNAKGGDGGDGMIRITMYGNTGNSQYCKTTFSEDVEPITQVTFAGINKTSSAIINDTLENEFFCTEIGTVVKGSGDNKITLKGNTNGAEKNFFVAYIDWDQDGVFEKNSTERQKIGELAKSTGTDSVSLEDYINVPDNAKLGTTTMRIIKTDGESATDGPCETYINGQAEDYTLVVKEFEDDEVLDDCGDVLIDCDITFKNVAAITQVKLAGIDHETDVNSNTEIERFCDIEGTVSRGGTYEITLKGDTNGKNKNFIVAYIDWSQDNVYDKDDEEYKLGELEKSNGEDGVSLIRNIVVPNDAVLGFTKIRIIKTYNGSARQPCDDFNEGQAEEYTLIVKEFDHDPNCDPFTTTCYPDFDRVYPITKVEFAGINNSSSATIDGSPAVERFCDVTGMVKAGQTYEIKLKGNINGEEKNFFVAYVDFDGDGEYNSLQNVGNNGGEEYKLDELHDSDGTATAQITIPLNAKPGFSSIRIVKTSHIDGSSTWACVNEGSIPNESIKYIGGQIEEYPIFIERECITWEPGTGNNRWNHEQNWSSKKVSDQYDCVIIPSLNNDRYPILENSPGVDARANSVYIEAGASLTLGSGSTLTVEDDLSINGELSVEGQGILTINNILTVGGNLHASDQSIITVDDLLTLRGNITLNDDASFIQIKESDRNVSTGTFIVNRTAKNLKAYDYVYWSSPVINFDVSNIGATSHRYQWKPTEDNGNKYKSPFGNWSKASGDMVPGKGYIVRVGASSWSGATNTFDQVFQTYKPNNGTIEVDITHGGYNEGNYNNGPSSTIVTNDDDNWNLIGNPYPSAINATAFLTENFSMLEGGVRIWTHGTEIGKGGNEDPFYDDFVYNYSSSDYLTYNASGPSDPAGFTGYIASGQGFFVLMKNDADRNTSKVSFKNAMRSYNSASYTNAEFYRSSGENESKKHRIWFDFADSEQSKVSMMVGYIEGATNKKDDLYDSGIMDYNVTNFYSLIDDEAMLIQGRALPYTEDDTVPLGFIAAKKDQYSIGMSKVDGLFENSQDLFLEDLYTNTLHDLRKAPYNFTTEAGTFNDRFVLRYQANKLDVNDAVANSDFKIIATKNFIKVSASKSPIDQITIHDVLGRVLLKKYHINASEIRLDEFKPTQGPLIVKATLANGLEKTQKVIF, from the coding sequence TTGGGTAATAGTGGTCAAATAGCCGAAAATGGGGAAAATGCTCCTAATGATATTAATGGTATTTCAATTGGAGCAGGTGGACTAGCTAATACTGCTGGAGATGGTTTTCCTGGAGGTCAAGGAGCTGGTGGAGGTGGCGGAACAGCCACGAGCTCTGGCAACGCGAAAGGAGGCGATGGTGGAGATGGTATGATTAGAATTACCATGTATGGAAATACGGGGAATTCACAGTATTGTAAAACTACCTTTTCTGAAGATGTAGAACCAATAACCCAAGTCACCTTTGCAGGTATAAATAAAACTTCAAGTGCAATTATAAATGACACATTAGAAAATGAATTCTTTTGTACTGAAATAGGAACTGTTGTTAAGGGAAGTGGAGATAATAAAATTACACTTAAAGGGAATACTAATGGAGCCGAAAAAAACTTCTTTGTTGCATATATAGATTGGGATCAAGATGGTGTTTTTGAAAAAAACAGCACTGAAAGACAAAAAATTGGTGAGCTAGCAAAGTCGACCGGAACAGATAGCGTAAGTCTAGAAGATTATATTAACGTTCCTGATAATGCAAAGTTAGGAACTACTACCATGCGTATTATTAAAACAGATGGTGAATCTGCAACAGATGGGCCTTGTGAAACATACATTAACGGCCAAGCAGAAGACTATACGCTTGTAGTAAAAGAATTTGAAGATGATGAAGTATTGGATGACTGTGGAGATGTTTTAATAGATTGCGACATTACATTTAAGAATGTTGCTGCAATTACACAGGTAAAATTGGCTGGTATAGACCATGAAACAGATGTTAATAGTAATACTGAAATTGAGCGTTTTTGTGATATAGAAGGTACCGTTAGTCGAGGAGGTACTTATGAAATAACTTTAAAAGGGGATACAAATGGGAAAAATAAAAACTTCATTGTGGCTTATATTGATTGGAGTCAAGATAACGTATATGATAAAGACGATGAAGAGTATAAATTAGGTGAATTAGAAAAGTCTAATGGAGAAGATGGAGTTAGCCTTATAAGAAATATAGTAGTTCCTAATGATGCTGTATTAGGATTTACTAAAATACGCATCATAAAGACTTACAATGGATCGGCTAGGCAACCATGCGATGATTTTAATGAAGGTCAAGCAGAAGAATATACGCTAATTGTAAAAGAGTTTGATCATGATCCTAATTGTGACCCTTTTACAACAACCTGCTATCCAGATTTTGATAGGGTTTATCCTATAACAAAAGTTGAATTTGCGGGAATAAATAATTCATCTAGTGCCACTATTGACGGAAGTCCGGCAGTAGAACGTTTTTGTGATGTTACCGGAATGGTTAAAGCGGGGCAGACCTACGAAATTAAGCTAAAGGGTAATATTAATGGGGAAGAAAAAAACTTTTTTGTGGCTTATGTCGATTTTGATGGAGATGGCGAATATAATTCTTTACAGAATGTTGGTAATAATGGCGGAGAAGAATATAAGTTAGATGAACTTCATGATTCTGATGGTACAGCAACAGCACAAATAACCATTCCATTAAATGCAAAACCAGGGTTTAGCAGCATTCGTATTGTTAAAACCAGTCATATCGATGGTTCTTCTACTTGGGCTTGTGTTAATGAAGGATCTATACCTAATGAATCTATTAAATATATTGGGGGGCAAATTGAAGAATACCCTATTTTTATAGAGCGAGAATGTATAACCTGGGAACCAGGGACAGGTAATAATAGGTGGAACCATGAACAAAACTGGAGTTCTAAGAAAGTTTCAGACCAATATGATTGTGTAATTATACCTAGTTTAAACAATGACAGATATCCTATTCTTGAAAATAGTCCAGGAGTAGATGCAAGAGCCAACTCTGTTTATATTGAAGCAGGTGCTTCTCTAACCTTAGGGTCAGGAAGTACGCTCACAGTTGAGGATGATTTAAGTATAAACGGTGAATTATCTGTAGAAGGACAAGGTATTCTTACCATAAATAACATTTTAACCGTAGGAGGTAATTTACACGCCTCAGATCAAAGTATCATTACCGTAGATGATTTATTGACATTAAGGGGTAATATTACCTTAAACGATGATGCCAGCTTTATTCAAATTAAAGAATCTGACAGAAATGTATCTACTGGAACGTTTATTGTAAACCGTACAGCAAAAAATCTTAAAGCTTACGATTACGTTTATTGGTCCTCACCAGTTATAAATTTTGATGTCTCGAACATTGGAGCTACATCTCATCGTTATCAGTGGAAACCAACAGAGGATAATGGAAATAAATATAAAAGTCCTTTCGGGAACTGGAGTAAAGCTTCAGGAGATATGGTACCAGGTAAAGGCTATATTGTTAGGGTAGGGGCATCATCTTGGTCTGGTGCTACAAATACATTCGATCAAGTGTTTCAAACATATAAACCTAATAATGGTACTATTGAAGTCGATATCACACATGGTGGTTATAATGAAGGGAATTACAACAATGGGCCATCAAGTACCATAGTTACCAATGACGACGATAACTGGAATCTTATAGGGAATCCATATCCTTCTGCTATTAATGCTACTGCCTTTTTAACAGAAAACTTTAGTATGCTTGAAGGTGGTGTACGTATTTGGACGCATGGTACAGAAATAGGTAAAGGGGGGAATGAGGATCCGTTTTATGATGATTTTGTATATAACTATTCTAGTAGTGACTATCTTACTTACAATGCGTCAGGACCTAGTGATCCGGCTGGCTTTACAGGTTATATTGCCTCGGGACAAGGTTTCTTTGTATTGATGAAAAATGATGCTGATAGAAATACTAGTAAAGTCTCTTTTAAGAATGCAATGAGATCTTATAATTCGGCGAGTTATACAAATGCTGAGTTTTACAGAAGTTCTGGAGAGAATGAATCAAAAAAACATAGAATATGGTTTGATTTTGCTGATTCGGAACAATCGAAAGTGTCTATGATGGTGGGGTATATTGAAGGTGCTACTAATAAAAAGGATGATTTATATGATTCTGGAATTATGGATTATAATGTTACAAATTTCTATTCGTTAATTGATGATGAAGCTATGTTAATTCAAGGTCGTGCATTGCCTTACACGGAAGACGATACCGTACCTTTAGGTTTTATTGCTGCCAAAAAGGACCAATATAGTATAGGAATGAGTAAAGTAGATGGATTATTTGAGAACAGTCAAGATCTCTTTCTAGAGGACCTATACACAAACACGCTGCACGATTTAAGAAAAGCTCCTTATAATTTTACTACGGAAGCAGGTACGTTTAACGACCGTTTTGTATTGCGTTATCAGGCTAACAAATTAGATGTTAATGATGCTGTAGCCAATAGTGATTTTAAAATTATAGCGACAAAGAATTTTATAAAAGTAAGTGCTTCAAAAAGTCCGATAGATCAAATTACTATTCACGATGTTTTGGGTAGAGTGTTGTTAAAAAAATACCATATAAACGCTTCCGAAATTCGATTAGATGAGTTTAAACCAACACAAGGACCACTAATTGTAAAAGCTACTTTAGCGAATGGTTTAGAGAAAACTCAAAAAGTGATATTTTAG